A genome region from Desulfurobacterium indicum includes the following:
- a CDS encoding peroxiredoxin, with protein sequence MALVGQKAPEFELQAYDPTTDSYTSVKLADYVPNNDGKFLIVCFYPADFTFVUPTELAAVAAMHEEIKKRGAEVIAISTDTVFSHQIFCKVEPLMKDVKFLLAADPTGETARKYGVYMEDAGIARRGRFIINPDGVIVAEEVLNPPVGRSVKELLRQLDAWKYVYEHPDEACPANWRPGKTTLKPGPDIAGNVGSVVTIDEILSE encoded by the coding sequence ATGGCTCTGGTAGGACAGAAAGCTCCTGAGTTTGAGCTTCAGGCGTATGACCCAACAACAGACAGCTACACATCAGTAAAGCTTGCCGATTATGTTCCTAACAATGATGGTAAGTTTCTGATTGTATGCTTCTATCCGGCAGATTTCACATTTGTCTGACCAACGGAATTGGCTGCGGTCGCAGCTATGCACGAAGAGATTAAGAAGCGTGGTGCTGAAGTAATCGCAATCTCAACAGATACGGTGTTTAGTCACCAGATTTTCTGCAAGGTAGAGCCTCTTATGAAAGATGTTAAGTTTCTTCTTGCTGCTGATCCGACAGGAGAAACAGCAAGAAAGTATGGCGTTTACATGGAAGATGCAGGTATTGCAAGAAGGGGAAGATTTATCATCAATCCTGACGGGGTGATTGTTGCCGAAGAGGTTCTCAATCCACCGGTTGGTAGGAGCGTTAAGGAACTTCTCAGACAGCTTGATGCATGGAAGTATGTTTATGAACATCCTGATGAAGCTTGTCCTGCAAACTGGAGACCTGGCAAGACGACACTCAAGCCCGGTCCGGACATTGCGGGTAATGTTGGAAGTGTGGTAACCATCGATGAAATTCTTTCAGAGTAA
- a CDS encoding cytochrome ubiquinol oxidase subunit I, with the protein MDFLLTLSRLQFAMTAFFHFIFVPLTLGLSTLIAIMLTIYYKTGNETYKEMAKFWTKLFAINFAIGVATGIVHEFEFGMNWSVYSRFVGDIFGAPLAFEGLMAFFLESTFIGILIFGWDRVPQKVHLLAAWLTAIGSNISAFWILVANGWMQHPVGSKLVEGLAGKKAVLTNFASIVLNPVADTKFMHTITAGFILSAIFVLSISAYHLLKGNNIDLFKKSAFIAIVFGLMASVAEMGIGHVHTIEVAKVQPTKIAAAEALWETKKGPAIAIAAWADQKGQRNVFEIPSIPGSLSMMLYNSPSAEVKGLKDLQKEFEKVWGPGNYIPPVNITFWSFHLMIYLGMFFVLLFAVGLLKFKNLENSKTYLKIALFSLPLPYIANWLGWAMAEVGRQPWIVYPLNWKDNTSVALKTAEAVSKITNFEILTSYVIFLVIFTGLAIADFYLLAKYASKAPENH; encoded by the coding sequence ATGGACTTTCTCCTGACGCTATCCCGTCTGCAGTTTGCGATGACAGCCTTTTTTCACTTTATTTTTGTCCCTCTTACGCTTGGTCTTTCAACGCTTATTGCGATTATGCTCACCATTTATTACAAAACGGGAAATGAAACTTACAAAGAGATGGCGAAATTCTGGACAAAACTTTTTGCCATTAACTTTGCTATCGGTGTGGCAACAGGTATTGTCCACGAATTTGAATTTGGTATGAACTGGTCTGTCTATTCCCGTTTTGTAGGTGACATTTTCGGTGCTCCGCTTGCTTTTGAAGGATTGATGGCATTTTTCTTGGAATCAACTTTCATAGGTATTCTTATCTTTGGATGGGATAGAGTACCCCAAAAAGTTCACCTATTAGCTGCGTGGCTTACAGCTATCGGTAGTAACATATCTGCTTTCTGGATTCTTGTTGCGAACGGCTGGATGCAGCATCCTGTTGGTTCAAAACTTGTTGAAGGTCTTGCAGGGAAAAAAGCCGTTCTTACAAATTTTGCAAGCATCGTTTTAAATCCAGTTGCCGATACAAAGTTTATGCATACGATAACGGCTGGGTTTATCCTTTCTGCAATTTTTGTTTTGAGCATTAGTGCTTATCACCTTCTCAAAGGAAACAATATCGATCTCTTTAAAAAGTCAGCTTTTATCGCTATCGTGTTTGGTTTAATGGCTTCTGTTGCAGAGATGGGTATAGGACACGTTCATACAATAGAAGTTGCAAAAGTTCAGCCCACAAAAATAGCAGCTGCCGAAGCTCTGTGGGAGACGAAGAAAGGTCCTGCCATTGCGATTGCTGCCTGGGCAGATCAGAAAGGTCAGCGCAACGTTTTTGAAATTCCTTCAATTCCGGGATCACTCAGTATGATGCTATACAATTCGCCATCTGCTGAGGTGAAGGGTCTTAAAGATCTTCAAAAGGAGTTTGAAAAAGTTTGGGGTCCTGGCAACTACATTCCTCCTGTAAACATTACTTTCTGGTCATTCCACCTCATGATATATCTCGGGATGTTCTTTGTTCTTCTCTTTGCTGTTGGACTTTTAAAGTTTAAGAATCTGGAAAACAGCAAGACATATCTTAAAATTGCTTTGTTCTCTTTGCCGCTGCCCTACATAGCAAACTGGCTTGGTTGGGCTATGGCAGAGGTAGGAAGACAACCGTGGATAGTCTATCCTCTTAACTGGAAGGACAATACTTCAGTGGCACTTAAAACGGCAGAAGCCGTTTCAAAAATTACTAACTTTGAGATTCTCACAAGTTATGTGATTTTCCTCGTGATATTTACAGGTCTTGCGATTGCAGACTTTTACCTCCTTGCAAAATATGCTTCAAAAGCACCTGAAAATCATTAA
- the cydB gene encoding cytochrome d ubiquinol oxidase subunit II, producing MNFDLQSIWFLLVGVLIIAYLVTDGFDFGVGILHPFIAKNDVERRTMLNSIGPVWDGNEVWLITAGAAVFAAFPELYAALFSSLYIALFVVLVALIMRACAFEFRSKEENPSWRNFWDWMVFFGSAAPALLVGVAIGNVLAGLPIINSLTRGDSLSGFVYAEKFPVSFLNLINPFTTHGLYGLIVGVTTFLFFTLHGVSWLLWKTEGTITERAKSVATKLWFAFVVFYVLCLGFGYTISFKIGDASKLSFLGLPQNLVEAIKPHINNGVIEHALFRSMPLEILMIIAAVVCAVLYFFFVQKSDGKRAFLFSALTVAFATLGAAIGAYPFMVPSSLGVENSITVYNAASSTLTLTVMLIAALIFVPIVIAYQVWAYRIFLFKISPESLERELKAEGEEAELY from the coding sequence ATGAATTTTGATTTACAATCAATCTGGTTTTTACTTGTAGGGGTGCTTATTATCGCCTACCTTGTAACAGACGGTTTCGATTTTGGGGTTGGTATTTTGCATCCGTTTATTGCGAAAAATGACGTTGAAAGAAGAACAATGCTTAACTCTATTGGTCCTGTATGGGACGGAAATGAGGTGTGGCTCATTACTGCAGGTGCGGCAGTTTTTGCTGCGTTTCCGGAACTTTATGCTGCACTGTTTAGTTCTTTATACATAGCACTTTTTGTTGTTCTTGTTGCGCTGATAATGAGGGCGTGTGCTTTTGAATTTAGAAGTAAAGAGGAAAATCCATCATGGAGAAACTTCTGGGATTGGATGGTGTTTTTTGGAAGTGCAGCTCCTGCTCTTTTGGTGGGGGTTGCAATTGGTAATGTTCTCGCCGGACTGCCAATAATTAACAGTTTAACAAGAGGTGATTCACTTTCTGGTTTTGTGTACGCTGAAAAGTTCCCTGTTAGCTTTCTGAATCTTATCAATCCGTTTACAACTCACGGCCTTTACGGACTAATTGTTGGTGTAACGACATTCCTTTTCTTTACGCTTCACGGTGTTTCATGGCTTCTCTGGAAAACAGAAGGGACTATAACGGAAAGAGCAAAGTCAGTGGCTACAAAGCTCTGGTTTGCTTTTGTCGTTTTCTACGTTCTTTGTCTTGGTTTCGGTTATACGATATCTTTCAAAATTGGCGATGCTTCAAAACTTTCATTTTTAGGACTTCCTCAAAATCTTGTAGAGGCTATAAAACCTCACATAAACAATGGAGTTATAGAGCATGCACTTTTCAGAAGCATGCCACTTGAGATTCTTATGATTATTGCAGCAGTTGTTTGTGCAGTTCTTTATTTCTTTTTCGTTCAGAAGTCTGACGGGAAAAGGGCTTTTCTATTCTCTGCTTTAACGGTTGCTTTTGCAACACTTGGTGCTGCTATTGGTGCTTATCCGTTTATGGTTCCGTCATCTCTTGGTGTTGAAAACAGCATTACCGTTTACAACGCTGCTTCAAGCACTTTGACTCTCACTGTTATGCTTATAGCAGCGCTCATTTTTGTTCCTATCGTTATTGCCTATCAGGTTTGGGCTTATAGAATCTTCCTCTTTAAGATTTCTCCGGAAAGCCTTGAAAGAGAGCTTAAGGCCGAAGGTGAAGAAGCAGAACTTTATTAA
- the serS gene encoding serine--tRNA ligase, with protein MLDIKEIRKNPEKIKEKLSLRNPELSKKLDALLKIDRKRREIITELESLKALRNKLSKEIGTLYREKKIDEANLKKKQAEEASAKSKELEEVLKNVEAEFNKLILAIPNIPHETVPVGKDETENVTVRYWGEKPEFDFEPVPHWNIAEKLDILDFERATKLAGSRFVIYKNWGAKLERALINFMLDLHTEEHGYEEIIPPFMVNTKTLIGTGQLPKFAEDLYKIEGEDLWLIPTAEVPLTNIHAGEILPEKELPKYYTAYTPCFRKEAGSHGKDVRGIMRLHQFNKVELVKIVHPDESYKELEKLVNEAEKVLQLLNLHYRVVALCTGDLGFSAAKTYDIEVWIPSQNRYREISSCSNCEDFQARRAMIKFRDKEGKTRFVHTLNGSGLAVGRTVIAILEQYQQKDGSVIIPDVLRKYLKKDVIEP; from the coding sequence ATGCTTGATATAAAAGAGATCCGGAAAAATCCTGAAAAGATAAAAGAGAAACTCTCTCTAAGAAATCCGGAACTTTCAAAGAAATTAGATGCTCTACTTAAAATAGACAGAAAGAGAAGAGAAATAATAACCGAACTCGAATCCTTAAAGGCTTTAAGAAATAAACTTTCAAAAGAGATAGGCACACTTTACAGAGAGAAAAAAATCGACGAAGCCAACCTTAAAAAGAAGCAGGCTGAAGAAGCTTCCGCAAAGAGCAAAGAACTGGAAGAAGTTTTAAAAAATGTTGAAGCTGAATTTAACAAGCTAATTCTGGCAATCCCGAATATTCCCCACGAAACAGTGCCTGTTGGAAAAGACGAAACAGAAAACGTTACTGTCAGATACTGGGGAGAAAAGCCTGAATTTGACTTTGAGCCCGTCCCTCACTGGAATATAGCTGAAAAACTTGACATATTAGATTTTGAAAGAGCAACAAAACTCGCAGGTTCACGCTTCGTCATTTATAAAAATTGGGGAGCAAAGTTAGAAAGGGCTCTGATAAACTTCATGCTTGATCTTCACACAGAAGAGCATGGCTACGAAGAGATAATTCCTCCTTTCATGGTAAACACAAAAACACTCATAGGGACAGGCCAACTTCCAAAATTCGCAGAAGACCTTTACAAAATAGAGGGTGAAGATTTATGGCTGATACCTACAGCTGAAGTTCCTCTTACAAACATCCATGCAGGAGAAATCCTGCCAGAGAAAGAACTGCCAAAATACTACACAGCATACACTCCGTGTTTTCGAAAAGAAGCCGGATCTCATGGAAAAGATGTAAGAGGAATAATGAGACTCCACCAGTTCAACAAGGTAGAGCTTGTTAAAATTGTCCATCCTGATGAATCTTACAAAGAACTGGAAAAACTTGTAAACGAAGCTGAAAAAGTTCTTCAACTCCTTAACCTTCATTACAGAGTCGTTGCTCTGTGCACCGGAGACCTCGGATTCTCAGCAGCAAAAACTTATGATATAGAAGTATGGATTCCCTCGCAGAACAGATACAGAGAAATCTCTTCATGCAGCAACTGTGAGGATTTTCAGGCAAGAAGAGCAATGATAAAATTTAGAGACAAAGAGGGAAAAACAAGATTCGTTCACACTTTGAACGGTTCAGGTCTTGCCGTTGGAAGAACAGTAATAGCAATACTTGAACAGTACCAACAGAAGGACGGCTCAGTCATAATTCCTGACGTTCTCAGAAAATATCTGAAAAAAGACGTTATAGAACCTTAA
- the gyrA gene encoding DNA gyrase subunit A, protein MEQIIPIPIEEEMRQSYLDYAMSVIVGRALPDVRDGLKPVHRRILYSMYQLNLYPEKPYKKSARIVGECLGKFHPHGDSAVYDALVRMAQDFSMRYPLIDGQGNFGSIDGDSAAAMRYTEARLAKISMELLKDIEKDTVDFRPNFDESLTEPEVLPARFPNLLVNGSSGIAVGMATNIPPHNLTEVCQAIKYLVDHENTTIDELLKFVKGPDFPTGAEIINPEAIKRIYQTGRGSVTLRAKHTIEELKKRTAIIITELPYQVNKASLIKHIAELVKEKKIEGIADIRDESDREGIRVVIELKRDSTPEVVLNKLYKFTPIQTNFNFNMIALVNGQPKLLNLKTYLTEFIKFRREVILRRTAYELRKAEARLHILEGLRIALENIDRIVAIVKGAENPEVARNELQKEFGLSEKQAKAILDMKLQRLTGLEREKIEEEYAKLKKDIEYYHFVIESDEEQKRLIKEDMDDIIKHYGDERKTKIVSKDAEIDIESMIEDEEVVIFLTHKGFVKRVSASTYRTQGRSGTGIKGIKTREDDFVKEIITASSLDYLLVFTNRGRVYWLKAYEIPKSERATRGQSIRSLLQGLSGNENVSKIIPVKDFNENLDLFFVTVKGYVKRTKLSDFSHPRSTGITAINMEPGDRLIYIGTVSEKDNVILISRKGRAIRFHVQDVRQMGRAARGVRGMLLDKDDDAVVAATVIHPDDRYLLIVTEKGYGKRVLISEFPIQRRGGKGVIAAKLNEKTGKIADAITLKDDENIVIVSKKGKVIKINAGSISIIGRHTRGVRVQRLSDDDSVVAVSKVEEEVENA, encoded by the coding sequence ATGGAACAGATTATTCCTATTCCTATAGAAGAAGAAATGCGGCAATCTTACCTAGATTACGCAATGAGCGTAATCGTAGGAAGGGCTCTTCCGGACGTAAGAGACGGATTAAAACCAGTTCACCGCAGAATACTCTATTCCATGTACCAGCTCAACCTATATCCTGAAAAACCTTACAAAAAAAGTGCAAGAATCGTTGGCGAATGTCTTGGTAAATTTCACCCCCACGGCGATAGCGCTGTCTATGATGCGCTCGTAAGAATGGCACAGGACTTTTCCATGAGGTATCCCCTGATAGATGGTCAGGGAAACTTTGGCTCTATAGACGGCGACAGTGCCGCTGCAATGAGATACACCGAAGCAAGACTTGCGAAAATCTCAATGGAACTTTTAAAAGACATAGAAAAAGATACTGTTGATTTTAGACCAAACTTTGACGAAAGTTTAACGGAACCGGAAGTCCTGCCTGCAAGATTTCCAAACCTTTTAGTAAACGGAAGTTCTGGAATTGCGGTAGGTATGGCAACAAACATTCCACCGCATAACCTGACAGAGGTATGTCAGGCAATCAAATATTTAGTCGACCACGAAAATACGACTATCGACGAGCTTCTCAAATTTGTAAAAGGTCCCGACTTTCCGACAGGCGCTGAGATAATAAACCCTGAAGCAATAAAAAGAATCTACCAAACAGGTAGAGGAAGTGTTACACTAAGAGCAAAACATACGATAGAAGAACTAAAAAAGAGAACAGCCATTATAATAACAGAACTTCCGTATCAGGTAAACAAAGCTTCACTAATAAAACACATAGCCGAACTTGTAAAAGAGAAGAAGATAGAAGGAATCGCAGATATAAGAGACGAATCAGACAGAGAAGGAATACGCGTAGTAATTGAACTGAAAAGGGATTCAACTCCTGAAGTTGTTTTAAACAAACTTTATAAATTTACGCCTATTCAAACAAACTTTAACTTCAACATGATAGCTCTTGTCAACGGTCAACCTAAACTTCTCAACCTAAAAACCTATCTGACAGAATTTATAAAGTTTAGAAGAGAAGTTATCCTAAGACGTACTGCATACGAACTCCGAAAAGCGGAAGCGAGACTCCACATACTGGAAGGATTGAGAATTGCCCTTGAAAACATAGATAGAATTGTGGCCATCGTTAAAGGCGCAGAAAATCCAGAAGTTGCAAGAAACGAGCTCCAGAAAGAGTTTGGACTCTCCGAAAAGCAGGCAAAAGCCATACTCGATATGAAACTTCAAAGACTTACGGGCCTTGAAAGAGAAAAGATAGAAGAAGAATACGCAAAACTCAAAAAGGATATTGAATATTACCACTTCGTAATAGAATCAGACGAAGAACAAAAAAGACTCATAAAAGAAGATATGGATGACATCATTAAACATTACGGTGATGAAAGAAAAACAAAAATAGTCTCTAAAGATGCAGAAATCGACATAGAATCAATGATAGAAGATGAAGAAGTTGTCATCTTCCTCACTCACAAAGGATTTGTAAAAAGAGTATCTGCAAGCACTTACAGAACGCAGGGAAGAAGCGGCACAGGCATAAAAGGGATAAAAACAAGAGAAGACGACTTTGTAAAAGAGATAATAACAGCTTCATCCCTTGACTATCTACTTGTATTTACAAACAGAGGAAGAGTTTACTGGTTGAAAGCTTACGAAATTCCAAAATCAGAAAGAGCTACAAGAGGGCAGTCAATCAGAAGTCTTTTACAGGGACTTTCAGGAAATGAAAACGTATCAAAAATAATTCCGGTAAAAGACTTTAACGAAAATCTTGACCTTTTCTTTGTTACTGTAAAAGGCTACGTAAAAAGAACTAAACTTTCAGACTTTTCCCACCCCCGTTCAACAGGCATAACAGCAATAAACATGGAACCTGGAGACAGGCTTATATATATCGGAACTGTTTCAGAAAAAGATAATGTAATATTAATATCACGAAAAGGAAGAGCCATAAGATTCCACGTTCAAGATGTAAGACAGATGGGAAGAGCCGCAAGAGGCGTAAGAGGAATGTTACTCGACAAAGATGACGATGCAGTTGTAGCTGCCACAGTGATACATCCCGACGACCGATACCTTTTGATTGTAACCGAAAAAGGTTACGGAAAACGCGTTCTCATATCCGAATTTCCAATACAGAGAAGAGGCGGAAAAGGCGTTATAGCAGCAAAGCTTAACGAAAAAACCGGAAAAATAGCCGATGCAATAACGCTAAAAGACGATGAAAACATCGTTATCGTCTCCAAAAAAGGAAAAGTGATAAAGATAAACGCAGGAAGCATAAGCATAATAGGTAGACATACAAGAGGCGTAAGAGTCCAGAGACTTTCTGATGATGATAGCGTAGTTGCAGTATCAAAGGTAGAGGAGGAAGTCGAAAATGCTTGA